From one Populus alba chromosome 17, ASM523922v2, whole genome shotgun sequence genomic stretch:
- the LOC118029653 gene encoding probably inactive leucine-rich repeat receptor-like protein kinase At5g48380, with protein MNSQIQMANLFFIYSLMFSLLATFTVTSATETDIACLKSIKDSMIDPYGFLNSTWDFSNNTEGFICGFLGVECWHPDENRVLNLRLTGLGLMGQFPLGLENCMSLTGLDLSLNQLQGPIPSDICKRLRYVTSLDLSSNSFSGEIPTSIGDCYYLNALKLDNNKLTGNIPPQIVQLDRIKIFGVANNTGLCGKPLKSCSSHQMKFDYSFKSGFVIGYIVFSTSVAIFFTSCCVPWVYIVEREKKITISEMMMLMVKRKHKITDDDQAGSSPTAGLLEEGIKEISMLEKRVTRMSYADLKDATDNFSENNVIGQGKMGMLYKASLPNGYVLAVKKLHDSQFLEEQFISELKILGSLRHINVLPLLGFCVESNQRFLVYNYMPNGNLYDWLHPMEEGQEKAMEWGVRVKVAVGLARGLAWLHQNCHTVKIIHLDISSKCILLDQNFQPKLSNFGEAMLVSSTCASSVNSEFWEMAFVKEDVHGFGVVLLEMITGVDPSNMTASSNNVLNEWIGHLSSSSDFHGAVDKSLIGKGFDDEIIQLLKVARTCVDPIPDRRPIMVQVYEDIKAIRERCDLVDDSSLLMQPEICPATSEKSVEIEMAEFR; from the exons ATGAACTCTCAAATCCAAAtggctaatttattttttatctactcTCTAATGTTCTCCTTGTTAGCTACTTTCACCGTAACTAGTGCTACTGAGACTGATATTGCTTGCTTGAAATCTATTAAGGATTCTATGATAGACCCTTATGGATTCTTAAACAGCACATGGGATTTCAGCAACAATACAGAAGGTTTCATCTGTGGATTTCTGGGAGTCGAATGCTGGCATCCTGATGAGAACAGAGTCTTAAACCTCAGACTCACTGGCCTGGGGCTCATGGGCCAGTTCCCTCTTGGATTGGAGAACTGTATGAGCTTAACAGGCTTGGACCTTTCACTTAATcagctccagggaccaattccATCTGACATCTGTAAGAGGCTACGGTATGTCACAAGTCTTGATCTATCCTCCAACAGCTTCTCTGGAGAAATCCCAACAAGCATTGGCGATTGCTATTATCTAAATGCTCTAAAACTCGACAACAACAAGCTAACAGGAAATATCCCACCACAAATTGTCCAGCTTGATCGGATCAAGATCTTTGGTGTCGCGAACAACACAGGACTCTGTGGCAAGCCTTTGAAAAGTTGCTCAAGTCATCAAATGAAGTTTGATTACTCATTCAAAAGTGGTTTTGTGATTGgttatatagttttttcaacttcagttgcaattttttttacatcctgCTGTGTACCATGGGTGTATATTgtggagagggaaaaaaaaatcacaatatcaGAAATGATGATGTTGATGGTGAAGAGGAAGCATAAGATAACAGATGATGATCAAGCAGGCAGCTCCCCAACAGCAGGTCTCTTGGAGGAAGGAATTAAAGAG ATTTCCATGTTGGAGAAGAGGGTTACAAGAATGAGCTACGCAGATCTTAAAGATGCAACCGATAATTTCAGTGAGAACAATGTCATCGGACAGGGAAAGATGGGGATGCTGTACAAGGCATCATTGCCTAATGGTTATGTCCTTGCAGTGAAGAAGTTGCATGACTCTCAGTTCCTTGAAGAACAATTTATATCGGAGTTGAAGATACTTGGTTCATTGAGACATATCAACGTACTTCCACTGTTGGGGTTTTGCGTTGAGTCAAACCAAAGGTTTCTGGTTTACAATTATATGCCAAATGGTAACCTTTATGATTGGCTACATCCCATGGAAGAAGGTCAGGAAAAAGCTATGGAATGGGGTGTGAGGGTTAAAGTCGCCGTCGGATTAGCAAGAGGCTTGGCATGGCTTCATCAGAACTGTCATACCGTCAAAATAATCCATCTTGACATTAGCTCAAAATGCATATTGCTTGATCAGAACTTCCAGCCCAAGTTATCAAATTTTGGAGAGGCAATGCTCGTGAGTTCGACCTGCGCTTCCTCCGTAAATAGTGAGTTTTGGGAGATGGCATTTGTGAAGGAAGATGTGCATGGATTTGGAGTTGTGCTTCTTGAGATGATTACTGGGGTGGATCCTAGCAACATGACTGCTTCCTCAAACAATGTTCTTAATGAATGGATTGGCCATCTTTCGAGCAGTTCGGATTTTCATGGCGCGGTAGACAAGTCTCTGATCGGGAAAGGATTTGACGATGAGATCATTCAGCTGCTTAAAGTTGCACGTACCTGTGTTGATCCCATTCCAGATCGAAGACCGATAATGGTTCAAGTGTACGAAGACATAAAAGCAATAAGGGAGAGATGTGACCTAGTAGATGATTCATCGCTGCTAATGCAACCTGAAATTTGCCCTGCTACTTCAGAAAAATCTGTGGAGATTGAAATGGCAGAATTCCGATGA